In Nilaparvata lugens isolate BPH chromosome 5, ASM1435652v1, whole genome shotgun sequence, the following proteins share a genomic window:
- the LOC111064509 gene encoding uncharacterized protein LOC111064509 isoform X1: MDQSCWLRVLILLSMYLMVKSDKEYEEEILEYVISSRRLHQLLQEAYTEEKTLTLAGYIVNSKSFREILYRNFGGKIDVLQFYNDEIAYDKFRGYMYTYCRGQQLLRNDLDLTRTVRSFIKFWPTRNMSQSTYDLKVQELGVDPSSIGYLYKFLFYLRNIRNSGEYSFISDEFIRRVADNKDLIVILISRMEVEKQLIFDFNAERRFYEELFDAVDRGVFDKEIDRLEEWREKITRINFGLIKLYTETMEHQQRQFKFYSTEIAIL, from the coding sequence GTCAAATCGGataaagaatatgaagaagagaTCTTGGAATACGTGATTTCATCGAGAAGACTACATCAGTTACTTCAAGAAGCCTACACCGAGGAGAAGACCTTGACTCTTGCTGGCTATATAGTGAACAGCAAATCATTTCGTGAAATATTGTATCGTAATTTCGGAGGCAAAATTGATGTGTTACAATTCTATAATGATGAAATTGCGTATGATAAGTTCCGGGGCTACATGTACACATATTGTCGTGGTCAACAATTGCTTAGGAATGATCTTGATCTCACGAGGACTGTCAGATCTTTTATTAAGTTTTGGCCGACGAGGAATATGTCACAATCAACATACGATCTCAAAGTACAAGAGCTTGGGGTGGATCCTTCGTCCATCGGCTATCTCTAtaaatttctattctatttgagAAATATCAGAAATAGCGGAGAGTACAGTTTTATCAGCGATGAGTTCATAAGGAGAGTTGCTGATAACAAAGACTTGATTGTTATTCTCATTAGTCGTATGGAAGTTGAGaaacaattgatttttgattttaatGCCGAGAGACGCTTCTATGAAGAACTTTTTGACGCAGTCGATAGGGGAGTTTTCGATAAAGAAATCGATAGACTTGAGGAATGGAGggaaaaaattacaagaataaatttCGGTCTAATTAAGTTATACACAGAGACCATGGAACATCAACAAAGACAGTTTAAGTTTTACTCTACAGAGATAgcaattttgtaa
- the LOC111064509 gene encoding uncharacterized protein LOC111064509 isoform X9: MFLILMLVAGQVLVGLGEEMSLMRMMRQKVYDIMMEVYDDQDEIFLMQAILRSDALLKSLQENDVDAFLENKEAFEKFKIYMTSYCIHYELLAKYSSLSNLLTDFIEKRLIGDLFVTSFMREPNFEYINELKNALDDYKFNNNYGENQISRLKLLLNKTKYHQKIVSIINNRLDIWMRNAYNMDEERTFYKKLFLVIDDSNFYSQIQNFIKKEKEVAKNDVMELAMLIDRISNNLWM, from the exons ATGTTCTTGATACTAATGCTTGTTGCAGGCCAGGTTCTG GTTGGACTCGGAGAAGAAATGAGCTTGATGAGAATGATGAGACAAAAGGTATACGATATAATGATGGAAGTGTATGACGACCAGGATGAAATATTTCTAATGCAAGCGATACTGAGAAGTGATGCTCTGTTGAAGAGCTTACAAGAGAATGATGTGGATGCTTTCTTGGAGAATAAAGAGGCATTTGAAAAGTTCAAAATATACATGACGTCATACTGCATCCATTATGAACTTTTGGCCAAATATTcttcattatcaaatttattGACCGATTTCATTGAAAAACGATTGATTGGAGATCTATTTGTCACGTCATTTATGAGAGAACCCAATTTCGAATACATCAACGAACTGAAGAATGCATTGGatgattataaattcaataataattatggagaaAATCAGATTTCTCGtttgaaattgttattgaaCAAGACAAAATATCACCagaaaattgtttcaataatcaataatcgaTTGGATATATGGATGAGAAATGCGTACAACATGGATGAAGAGAGGACATTTTATAAAAAGCTTTTTCTTGTCATAGATGATTCAAACTTTTATagtcaaattcaaaatttcattaagaaagagaaggaagtgGCGAAAAACGATGTTATGGAGCTTGCGATGCTTATTGACCGAATAAGTAACAATCTCTGGATGTGA
- the LOC111064509 gene encoding uncharacterized protein LOC111064509 isoform X6: MFLILMLVAGQVLAKFGAVESSLEFEEKTLQKLENLRKLLGESRQVAEMRVLSQILVQSKVFSELIENKNLKEFLNDAEASGKFRLYLHQYICNSPFLLGNENMIDLVNAFVTYWLDLGYITVRLHVAEHKKSYLEDIECFFEDEIATRNLKFVNDDFILKFKRDIDFRFNIEDGIKNRVEVVYWNKYNSDDERHFYEKLFEMIDRGLFDNDIKEFLAWKTDTTTKMRTLNLHISHMKQEIIDCEEDKY; this comes from the exons ATGTTCTTGATACTAATGCTTGTTGCAGGCCAGGTTCTG GCTAAATTTGGAGCTGTTGAATCAAGTCTGGAATTTGAGGAGAAAACTCTACAAAAGTTGGAGAATCTGAGAAAGCTGTTAGGAGAAAGCAGACAAGTCGCTGAGATGAGAGTTCTTTCACAAATATTAGTCCAAAGCAAAGTTTTTTCTGAACTCATAGAGAATAAGAATCTTAAAGAATTCCTGAATGATGCTGAAGCTTCTGGAAAATTCCGTTTGTACTTACATCAATACATTTGTAACTCACCGTTTCTGTTGGGAAATGAAAACATGATAgatcttgtcaatgctttcgtCACCTACTGGTTGGACCTGGGATACATCACGGTTCGGCTACATGTTGCTGAACATAAAAAGTCGTATTTGGAAGATATTGAATGTTTCTTCGAAGATGAAATCGCTACTAGGaatttgaagtttgtaaatGATGATTTCATCTTGAAATTCAAGAGGGACATTGATTTTCGGTTCAACATTGAAGATGGAATCAAAAATCGAGTTGAGGTTGTATATTGGAACAAATATAACTCTGATGACGAGAGACATTTTTATGAGAAGctttttgaaatgattgatCGAGGTTTGTTTGATAATGATATAAAAGAGTTTTTAGCTTGGAAAACAGACACCACAACAAAAATGAGGACATTGAATCTCCACATCAGTCACATGAAACAAGAAATAATAGATTGTGAAGAAGATAAATATTGA
- the LOC111064509 gene encoding uncharacterized protein LOC111064509 isoform X7, translated as MFLILMLVAGQVLVILEVSGDQQNRENRNTYVRQLILDAYNQEEVEALTEFIIDSVSFHNFLKKNTHESSTWTNIRTGSFKTFQESVFAYCKGLIELNRIPHLILAINAFIDYWPNREISSERDTRELKQPSKYTKEGFSKPDYHLKLMEFIRSPECRLSFVNDEFVGKIQSNGMTSKIKETIDNRISIAIQNNLNYKDERIFYDKLFRAIDDGDFQDALLAYDDWLEDTTLNYKEVVEYLSEVLKN; from the exons ATGTTCTTGATACTAATGCTTGTTGCAGGCCAGGTTCTG GTGATTCTTGAAGTCAGTGGAGACCAACAGAACAGAGAGAACAGAAATACTTATGTGAGACAACTAATTCTGGATGCTTACAACCAGGAAGAGGTCGAAGCTCTCACAGAGTTCATCATTGATAGTGTTTCATTCCACAACTTTTTGAAGAAGAATACTCATGAATCAAGTACTTGGACTAATATACGGACGGGATCCTTTAAAACTTTCCAGGAATCTGTGTTTGCTTATTGTAAaggattgattgaattgaataggaTACCTCATCTGATTTTAGCCATCAATGCCTTCATCGACTATTGGCCGAATAGGGAAATCAGCTCAGAAAGGGATACAAGAGAGCTGAAACAACCATCAAAGTATACTAAGGAAGGGTTTAGCAAACCAGATTATCATTTGAAGCTTATGGAATTCATCAGGAGCCCTGAATGTAGGTTATCCTTCGTCAACGATGAATTTGTAGGAAAGATTCAGAGTAACGGAATGACGAGTAAAATCAAGGAAACAATAGATAATAGAATCAGCATCGCCAttcaaaacaatttgaattacaaGGATGAAAGAATCTTCTATGACAAGCTCTTCAGAGCTATAGATGATGGGGACTTTCAGGACGCATTGCTCGCATATGACGACTGGTTAGAAGACACCACATTGAATTATAAGGAAGTAGTTGAATACTTATCTGAAGtattaaagaattga
- the LOC111064509 gene encoding uncharacterized protein LOC111064509 isoform X4, giving the protein MDQSCWLRVLILLSMYLMVILEVSGDQQNRENRNTYVRQLILDAYNQEEVEALTEFIIDSVSFHNFLKKNTHESSTWTNIRTGSFKTFQESVFAYCKGLIELNRIPHLILAINAFIDYWPNREISSERDTRELKQPSKYTKEGFSKPDYHLKLMEFIRSPECRLSFVNDEFVGKIQSNGMTSKIKETIDNRISIAIQNNLNYKDERIFYDKLFRAIDDGDFQDALLAYDDWLEDTTLNYKEVVEYLSEVLKN; this is encoded by the coding sequence GTGATTCTTGAAGTCAGTGGAGACCAACAGAACAGAGAGAACAGAAATACTTATGTGAGACAACTAATTCTGGATGCTTACAACCAGGAAGAGGTCGAAGCTCTCACAGAGTTCATCATTGATAGTGTTTCATTCCACAACTTTTTGAAGAAGAATACTCATGAATCAAGTACTTGGACTAATATACGGACGGGATCCTTTAAAACTTTCCAGGAATCTGTGTTTGCTTATTGTAAaggattgattgaattgaataggaTACCTCATCTGATTTTAGCCATCAATGCCTTCATCGACTATTGGCCGAATAGGGAAATCAGCTCAGAAAGGGATACAAGAGAGCTGAAACAACCATCAAAGTATACTAAGGAAGGGTTTAGCAAACCAGATTATCATTTGAAGCTTATGGAATTCATCAGGAGCCCTGAATGTAGGTTATCCTTCGTCAACGATGAATTTGTAGGAAAGATTCAGAGTAACGGAATGACGAGTAAAATCAAGGAAACAATAGATAATAGAATCAGCATCGCCAttcaaaacaatttgaattacaaGGATGAAAGAATCTTCTATGACAAGCTCTTCAGAGCTATAGATGATGGGGACTTTCAGGACGCATTGCTCGCATATGACGACTGGTTAGAAGACACCACATTGAATTATAAGGAAGTAGTTGAATACTTATCTGAAGtattaaagaattga
- the LOC111064509 gene encoding uncharacterized protein LOC111064509 isoform X8 — protein MDQSCWLRVLILLSMYLMVGLGEEMSLMRMMRQKVYDIMMEVYDDQDEIFLMQAILRSDALLKSLQENDVDAFLENKEAFEKFKIYMTSYCIHYELLAKYSSLSNLLTDFIEKRLIGDLFVTSFMREPNFEYINELKNALDDYKFNNNYGENQISRLKLLLNKTKYHQKIVSIINNRLDIWMRNAYNMDEERTFYKKLFLVIDDSNFYSQIQNFIKKEKEVAKNDVMELAMLIDRISNNLWM, from the coding sequence GTTGGACTCGGAGAAGAAATGAGCTTGATGAGAATGATGAGACAAAAGGTATACGATATAATGATGGAAGTGTATGACGACCAGGATGAAATATTTCTAATGCAAGCGATACTGAGAAGTGATGCTCTGTTGAAGAGCTTACAAGAGAATGATGTGGATGCTTTCTTGGAGAATAAAGAGGCATTTGAAAAGTTCAAAATATACATGACGTCATACTGCATCCATTATGAACTTTTGGCCAAATATTcttcattatcaaatttattGACCGATTTCATTGAAAAACGATTGATTGGAGATCTATTTGTCACGTCATTTATGAGAGAACCCAATTTCGAATACATCAACGAACTGAAGAATGCATTGGatgattataaattcaataataattatggagaaAATCAGATTTCTCGtttgaaattgttattgaaCAAGACAAAATATCACCagaaaattgtttcaataatcaataatcgaTTGGATATATGGATGAGAAATGCGTACAACATGGATGAAGAGAGGACATTTTATAAAAAGCTTTTTCTTGTCATAGATGATTCAAACTTTTATagtcaaattcaaaatttcattaagaaagagaaggaagtgGCGAAAAACGATGTTATGGAGCTTGCGATGCTTATTGACCGAATAAGTAACAATCTCTGGATGTGA